A genomic segment from Streptomyces sp. NBC_00459 encodes:
- a CDS encoding helix-turn-helix domain-containing protein — protein sequence MAPRSHPTARQVRLGTELRRLREAAGLKAREVAAFLNSTSAQMSQMEAGIAGVSADRIRRLAAHYGCTDTALIDSLAAMTGDRARGWWDEYRGVLPQVNLDVAEAEHHATFLREVVVTQVPGLLQTPDYARAVFGYMRPELPESELAPRVEHRMRRRRVVEGDSPTPYETIVHEFALRIRVADRQVSRAQLRQILEQIEQGHVTVRVIPTDQDGFGGAGASMMYMGGQVPQLDTGFRDGASDTAFIDVEPQLRTLRTLFRKMEEATLDPTASRDFIQRLSKEL from the coding sequence GTGGCACCAAGGAGCCACCCCACCGCGCGACAGGTGCGCCTGGGGACAGAACTACGCAGGCTGCGTGAGGCCGCAGGGTTGAAAGCCCGGGAAGTGGCAGCATTCCTGAACTCGACTTCGGCCCAAATGAGTCAAATGGAGGCGGGCATCGCAGGCGTCAGCGCGGACCGCATCCGCCGACTGGCGGCCCACTACGGCTGCACAGATACAGCGTTGATCGACTCCTTGGCCGCAATGACCGGCGACCGGGCGCGTGGCTGGTGGGACGAGTACCGAGGTGTTCTGCCCCAGGTGAATCTGGACGTGGCCGAGGCCGAGCACCACGCAACCTTCCTGCGCGAAGTCGTCGTCACCCAGGTTCCCGGACTCCTCCAGACCCCGGACTACGCCCGCGCCGTCTTCGGGTACATGCGCCCGGAGCTGCCCGAGAGTGAGTTGGCGCCCCGGGTGGAGCACCGCATGAGGCGGCGCAGAGTCGTCGAGGGCGACAGCCCCACCCCGTACGAGACGATCGTCCACGAGTTCGCCCTACGCATCCGTGTGGCCGACCGCCAGGTCTCCCGTGCTCAACTCCGGCAGATCTTGGAGCAGATCGAGCAAGGGCACGTGACCGTGCGCGTAATCCCCACCGACCAGGACGGCTTCGGCGGCGCAGGCGCCTCGATGATGTACATGGGTGGTCAGGTGCCCCAGCTCGACACTGGGTTCCGGGACGGCGCATCCGACACCGCGTTCATCGACGTGGAACCTCAACTGAGGACGCTTCGAACACTTTTCCGTAAGATGGAGGAGGCGACGCTGGACCCCACAGCGTCCCGGGATTTCATCCAACGGCTGTCGAAGGAACTGTGA
- a CDS encoding ATP-binding protein: protein MPETEGNAPAVNAPWEYVLHIPHDLRAVTVCRRTVRLILTMHGLIRLTDVAELLATELVSNAVRHTKGRVALRLRMRAGVLRVGAWDADPEPPQPPPSAEELTQLAHREEGCGLALVGSCADLWGWQPLSRSGVKGKYVWGDLVAA from the coding sequence ATGCCCGAAACCGAAGGAAACGCCCCCGCCGTCAACGCACCCTGGGAGTACGTCCTCCACATCCCCCACGACCTCCGCGCCGTCACCGTCTGCCGTCGTACCGTCCGCCTCATCCTCACGATGCACGGCCTGATCCGCCTCACCGACGTCGCCGAACTCCTCGCAACGGAGCTGGTCTCCAACGCCGTACGCCACACCAAGGGCCGGGTAGCCCTGCGCCTGCGCATGCGGGCCGGCGTACTGCGCGTCGGAGCGTGGGATGCCGATCCCGAACCGCCCCAACCGCCTCCCTCGGCAGAGGAGTTGACGCAACTCGCGCACAGGGAGGAGGGGTGCGGCCTCGCCCTGGTCGGTTCGTGCGCAGACCTCTGGGGCTGGCAGCCGCTGAGCAGGAGCGGCGTCAAGGGCAAGTACGTGTGGGGTGACCTCGTGGCGGCCTGA
- a CDS encoding DUF397 domain-containing protein, giving the protein MTQSLNWQKSTFSGGAEGNTCVEIAELPTRIAVRDSKDPGHGTLSFPARAFTAFIGTLRDDTYDTSRSAV; this is encoded by the coding sequence ATGACCCAGTCCCTGAACTGGCAGAAGTCCACCTTCTCCGGCGGCGCCGAGGGCAACACCTGCGTGGAGATAGCCGAACTCCCCACCCGCATCGCCGTACGCGACTCCAAAGACCCGGGCCATGGCACGCTCTCGTTCCCGGCCCGGGCCTTCACCGCGTTCATCGGGACGCTCAGGGACGACACGTACGACACTTCACGCTCAGCCGTCTGA